A window of the Cystobacter fuscus genome harbors these coding sequences:
- a CDS encoding transposase: protein MGWPLRMFQEEGYYFVTSRCFQGRLLLRPSAEVNEVVGGVLARAVQQSAGTIRLYAFTFASNHFHLLVWARGAALAGFMQYLRANLSKKVGKLVDWSGGFWERRYSAEPVLDDTALVGRLRYVLAHGVKEGLVERSAEWPGLTCLPQLLGPARRLFRWFNWTKRWSKRGSEDMAGEGRFAQEWAEPVELELAPLPCWEGLKEEQRQRAVRGLVEQVEAEARTRGTPVLGVSAVRAQHPHTRPEHLERSPRPLGHASTRQALKELREQYRAFVTAFREAAARWSQGDFSVCFPPFSFPPRVVPGRAAQVL, encoded by the coding sequence ATGGGCTGGCCGCTGAGGATGTTCCAAGAGGAGGGCTACTACTTCGTCACCTCCAGGTGCTTCCAGGGACGGCTGCTGCTACGCCCCAGCGCGGAGGTGAACGAGGTCGTGGGCGGAGTGCTGGCCCGCGCCGTCCAGCAGAGCGCCGGCACCATCCGGCTGTACGCCTTCACCTTCGCCTCCAACCACTTCCACTTGTTGGTGTGGGCACGAGGAGCCGCGCTCGCCGGTTTCATGCAGTACCTGCGCGCCAACCTCTCCAAGAAGGTGGGGAAGTTGGTGGATTGGAGTGGAGGTTTCTGGGAGCGGCGCTACTCCGCGGAACCGGTGCTGGACGACACCGCGCTGGTGGGCCGGTTGCGCTACGTGCTGGCCCATGGGGTGAAAGAGGGGCTGGTGGAGAGGAGCGCCGAGTGGCCGGGTCTCACGTGCCTGCCGCAGTTGTTGGGGCCAGCACGGCGGCTGTTCCGATGGTTCAACTGGACGAAGCGATGGAGCAAACGCGGAAGCGAGGACATGGCGGGTGAGGGGCGCTTCGCTCAGGAATGGGCCGAGCCGGTGGAACTGGAACTCGCGCCACTGCCGTGCTGGGAAGGACTGAAGGAGGAGCAGAGGCAGCGTGCGGTGCGGGGGCTCGTGGAGCAAGTGGAAGCCGAGGCTCGAACCCGGGGCACGCCCGTGTTGGGCGTGAGCGCCGTGAGGGCGCAGCACCCGCATACCCGGCCCGAGCACCTCGAGAGGAGCCCGAGGCCGTTGGGACATGCCTCCACGCGTCAGGCGTTGAAGGAACTGCGCGAGCAATACCGGGCCTTCGTTACGGCATTTCGAGAGGCGGCGGCTCGGTGGAGTCAGGGGGACTTCTCGGTCTGCTTCCCTCCCTTCTCCTTTCCGCCACGTGTCGTGCCGGGTCGTGCTGCTCAAGTTCTTTGA
- a CDS encoding glycoside hydrolase family 3 protein: protein MTTIPLRMTTSQAPAEAPTPPRATAHPSLWPQARSPEALTDAQTEARIESLLARLSLEEKVGQVIQADIGSIKAEDLRTYPLGSILAGGNSGPNNDDRAPAAEWLKLSRDFRAISLEERPGHTPIPVIFGVDAVHGNNNIPGATIFPHNIALGAMRAPELIRRIGEITALESAVTGIDWTFGPTLAVPRDDRWGRTYEGYSEDPELVASYAGPMTLGLQGELRPGQPLAQGRIAGSAKHFLADGGTTGGRDQGDAELSEEELVRLHAAGYPPTINAGILSVMASFSSWNGVKHTGNKTLLTDVLKGRMGFNGFVVGDWNAHGQLPGATNENCPQALIAGLDMYMAPDSWKGLFHNTLAQARAGEIPLARLEDAVRRILRAKFKAGLFHTERPLEGRFELLGAPEHRAVAREAVARSLVLLKNEGVLPIKSTARVLVAGDAADDIGKQCGGWTLSWQGTGNTNNDFPNAHSIYAGIRDAVAAGGGSAELSVDGSFTKRPDVAIVVFGENPYAEFQGDIATVEYQPGNKSDLALLRKLKAQGIPVVSVFLSGRPLWVNPEINASDAFVAAWLPGTQGEGVADVLMGDANGKPRRDFTGKLSFSWPRKAMQTSVNRGDANYEPQFPYGHGLSYAQPARVEMLSEDPGPTVAATSTDLFFGSGKVAEPWSLVLSDTGGSSPALKANGESPHRVLSVRVVDAGAQENGRTLTWSGTQQATVAIIGPAVDLSRQTTGDMAVAFRYRLDRAPVAPVKLMLTSGERPASLDITRLLTTLGSATEFRMLKVKLSSFRDAGANMSSVTSPLALTTSGALTLTVTDLRLATNDGDAVSP from the coding sequence ATGACGACGATCCCCCTGCGAATGACGACTTCCCAGGCTCCGGCCGAAGCACCCACGCCCCCGCGAGCCACGGCCCACCCCTCCCTCTGGCCCCAGGCGCGCAGTCCCGAGGCCCTGACCGACGCCCAGACCGAGGCGCGCATCGAGTCCCTGCTGGCCCGGCTCAGTCTCGAGGAGAAGGTCGGCCAGGTGATCCAGGCCGACATCGGCTCGATCAAGGCGGAGGACCTGCGGACCTATCCGCTGGGTTCCATCCTCGCGGGCGGCAACTCCGGCCCGAACAACGACGATCGCGCCCCCGCCGCCGAGTGGCTGAAACTCTCTCGTGACTTCCGCGCGATCTCGCTCGAGGAGCGCCCGGGCCACACGCCCATTCCCGTCATCTTCGGTGTGGACGCCGTGCACGGGAACAACAACATCCCCGGTGCCACCATCTTTCCGCACAACATCGCCCTGGGCGCGATGCGAGCTCCGGAGCTGATCCGGCGCATCGGCGAGATCACCGCGCTGGAGAGCGCCGTCACCGGCATCGACTGGACGTTCGGCCCCACGTTGGCCGTGCCTCGCGATGATCGTTGGGGCCGCACCTACGAGGGCTATTCCGAGGACCCCGAGTTGGTGGCGAGCTACGCGGGCCCGATGACGCTGGGGCTCCAGGGCGAGCTCCGTCCGGGTCAGCCGCTGGCGCAGGGCCGCATCGCCGGCTCGGCCAAGCACTTCCTCGCCGACGGTGGCACCACGGGAGGCAGGGACCAGGGCGACGCGGAGCTCAGTGAGGAGGAACTCGTGCGCCTCCACGCCGCGGGTTATCCCCCGACCATCAACGCCGGCATCCTGTCGGTGATGGCCTCCTTCTCCAGCTGGAACGGGGTCAAGCACACCGGCAACAAGACGCTGCTGACGGATGTGCTGAAGGGCCGCATGGGCTTCAATGGCTTCGTCGTGGGTGACTGGAACGCCCACGGCCAGCTGCCTGGCGCCACCAACGAGAACTGCCCGCAGGCGCTCATCGCCGGGCTCGACATGTACATGGCCCCCGACAGTTGGAAGGGGCTGTTCCACAACACGCTCGCCCAGGCGCGCGCCGGAGAGATCCCCCTGGCGCGCCTGGAGGATGCCGTGCGCCGCATCCTCCGCGCCAAGTTCAAGGCCGGGCTGTTCCACACGGAGCGCCCGCTGGAGGGCCGGTTCGAACTGCTCGGCGCCCCCGAGCACCGGGCCGTTGCTCGCGAGGCCGTGGCCAGATCGCTCGTCCTGTTGAAGAACGAGGGTGTGCTGCCCATCAAGTCGACCGCCCGCGTCCTCGTGGCGGGGGATGCCGCCGACGACATCGGCAAGCAGTGCGGAGGTTGGACCCTGAGCTGGCAGGGCACGGGCAACACGAACAATGACTTCCCGAACGCGCATTCCATCTACGCGGGCATCCGCGACGCGGTGGCGGCCGGTGGCGGCAGCGCCGAGCTGAGCGTGGACGGCTCGTTCACGAAGCGGCCGGATGTGGCCATCGTGGTCTTCGGCGAGAACCCCTACGCCGAATTCCAGGGCGACATCGCCACGGTCGAGTACCAGCCGGGGAACAAGAGCGACCTGGCCCTGCTCAGGAAGCTCAAGGCCCAGGGCATCCCCGTGGTGTCCGTGTTCCTGTCGGGACGGCCGCTGTGGGTGAATCCGGAGATCAACGCCTCGGATGCCTTCGTGGCCGCGTGGCTGCCCGGCACCCAGGGCGAGGGCGTGGCGGATGTCTTGATGGGCGACGCGAACGGCAAGCCCCGGCGCGACTTCACCGGCAAGCTGTCCTTCTCCTGGCCCAGGAAGGCCATGCAGACGTCGGTGAACCGGGGCGACGCGAACTACGAGCCGCAGTTCCCCTACGGCCATGGACTCTCCTACGCCCAGCCCGCCCGGGTGGAGATGCTGTCGGAGGATCCGGGACCGACGGTCGCCGCCACCAGCACGGATCTGTTCTTCGGCTCGGGCAAGGTGGCCGAGCCCTGGTCGCTGGTGCTGTCGGACACGGGCGGCTCGAGCCCCGCGTTGAAGGCCAACGGAGAGAGCCCCCACCGCGTGCTCTCGGTCCGGGTGGTGGACGCGGGGGCCCAGGAGAATGGCCGCACCCTGACCTGGTCGGGGACACAGCAGGCCACCGTGGCCATCATCGGTCCGGCCGTGGACCTCAGCCGTCAGACCACGGGCGACATGGCGGTCGCCTTCCGTTACCGCCTCGACCGCGCACCGGTGGCACCGGTGAAGCTGATGCTGACGAGTGGCGAGCGTCCGGCCTCGCTCGACATCACGCGGCTGCTGACGACCCTGGGCTCGGCGACGGAGTTCCGCATGCTCAAGGTGAAGCTCAGCAGCTTCCGCGACGCGGGCGCGAACATGTCGTCGGTGACGTCTCCGCTCGCCCTGACGACTTCGGGGGCGTTGACCCTGACCGTCACCGACCTGCGCCTGGCCACCAACGACGGCGACGCGGTCAGCCCCTGA
- a CDS encoding alpha/beta fold hydrolase: MMNPSFKTQAGQSAFTTVYDRALERWPVPVERLFVPTRFGRTHVLVSGPREAPPFFLQHGMSGSSTMWAPNIAALARTHRIYMPEVPGDFGWSEVERPLKSRDDCAAWLGEVMDGLKVESAVVGGQSLGSWLSLNFALKVPARVRALVLIAPAGCFAEVGTQFILHAVPCMFFPYRPVFDWAERWMCAPGNTPPRESSDLFAAGMRHFRSRFRVRPGPFPEEELRRLLVPTLLLVGDKEVITNGPALVERARQLVPHLQAELVPHAGHLLSGEQPERVNTRVARFLEELARPSQAA; the protein is encoded by the coding sequence ATGATGAATCCCTCATTCAAGACGCAGGCAGGGCAGAGCGCGTTCACGACCGTCTACGACAGGGCCCTGGAGCGCTGGCCCGTCCCCGTCGAGAGGCTCTTCGTGCCCACGCGTTTCGGGCGGACGCACGTGCTCGTGAGCGGGCCTCGCGAGGCGCCTCCCTTCTTCCTGCAGCACGGGATGTCGGGGTCCTCGACCATGTGGGCCCCCAACATCGCCGCACTCGCCCGGACACATCGGATCTACATGCCCGAGGTGCCGGGGGACTTCGGTTGGAGCGAGGTGGAGCGGCCGTTGAAGAGCCGTGACGATTGCGCCGCCTGGCTCGGGGAGGTGATGGACGGGTTGAAGGTGGAGTCAGCCGTGGTGGGCGGGCAGTCGCTGGGAAGCTGGCTGAGCCTCAACTTCGCGCTGAAGGTGCCCGCACGCGTGAGGGCGCTGGTGCTGATCGCGCCCGCGGGCTGCTTCGCGGAGGTGGGAACTCAGTTCATCCTCCACGCCGTCCCGTGCATGTTCTTCCCGTACCGCCCCGTCTTCGACTGGGCCGAGCGGTGGATGTGCGCCCCGGGGAACACCCCGCCTCGGGAATCCTCGGACCTGTTCGCGGCGGGGATGAGGCATTTCCGCTCGCGGTTCCGGGTGCGGCCGGGTCCCTTCCCGGAGGAGGAGCTCCGGCGGCTGCTCGTGCCCACACTGCTGCTGGTGGGCGACAAGGAGGTCATCACCAACGGCCCGGCCCTGGTGGAGCGTGCGCGGCAACTCGTCCCCCACCTCCAGGCCGAGCTCGTCCCCCATGCCGGCCACCTGTTGTCCGGCGAGCAGCCCGAGCGCGTCAACACCCGCGTCGCGCGCTTCCTGGAAGAGCTGGCACGTCCTTCCCAGGCCGCATGA